One genomic region from Augochlora pura isolate Apur16 chromosome 7, APUR_v2.2.1, whole genome shotgun sequence encodes:
- the Arp8 gene encoding actin-related protein 8 isoform X2, with product MYLRMGRASDLNPCTILNAVARRRLPGGLEYKDSLLPLAVPRTKELTQAMEESRLQVSHTLQSCLQSDGRRRYATPPQQIAAFNRRSNPEVSSPCSVEWIKTNKDVVVGDDILSLNPEDNFNVHFPYKRGELNVHSGPGGSLRAVMADLKTIWEYVLTDKMDIPLRDLKHYRAVLIIPDIYNRQYLKELTTLMLCEIGFGACFLLQDHVAATFGAGLGYACVVDVGDQKTSVSCVEDGISHRNTRVRMDYGGGDITQTFFWLLQKCAFPYKTCDTSSKLDALLLNQLKKDFCHVDLNVCGSQEKTFVVRKPKQQTEKYTLQVGDECLVAPLSLFQPELFKVTGTHNVHIQKRSMGDPEDPHDENYLRETSRRGMKESLEQTSELQEEATAPTAVGEEEVVVDAVDSAPIALSNRDLDAPRDFVVGPQQLLGLDHAVLQSIDRCPTEDLKRKMYSCVLVVGSGMKFQGIGMWLHNRISLQIPYMYRAEQLDIITQPKEMDPGMTAWKGAAILSCLESAQELWIGRQEWEHIGVRVLRERAPFMW from the exons ATGTACCTCAGAATGGGTAGAGCATCCGACTTGAATCCctgtacaatattaaatgcTGTAGCAAGGAGAAGACTACCTGGGGGTTTGGAGTATAAGGACAGTTTACTACCCCTTGCAGTTCCACGA ACAAAAGAATTGACCCAAGCAATGGAAGAGTCACGTCTACAAGTATCTCATACCCTGCAATCTTGTCTCCAATCCGATGGAAGAAGAAGATATGCCACACCGCCACAGCAAATTGCTGCCTTCAACCGTAGATCCAATCCAGAAGTATCTTCTCCATGTAGTGTGGAGTGGATAAAGACAAACAAAGATGTTGTAGTTGGGGATGACATACTGTCTTTGAACCCAGAAGATAACTTCAATGTTCATTTCCCATACAAGAGAGGAGAACTTAATGTTCACTCGGGTCCTGGAGGAAGTCTGAGAGCTGTAATGGCTGATTTAAAAACCATTTGGGAATATGTGCTTACAGATAAAATGGACATCCCTTTAAGAGACCTAAAACACTATAGGGCAGTCCTCATAATTCCAGATATCTATAATAGGCAGTACCTGAAGGAATTAACAACTTTGATGCTCTGTGAGATTGGATTTGGAGCATGCTTTCTCTTGCAG gaTCATGTAGCAGCCACATTCGGCGCAGGTTTAGGCTATGCCTGTGTGGTCGACGTTGGCGATCAAAAAACATCTGTTTCTTGTGTAGAAGACGGAATTTCTCACAGAAACACCAGAGTCCGAATGGATTATGGGGGGGGTGACATAACACAAACATTTTTCTGGTTGCTGCAAAAATGCGCATTTCCGTATAAAACCTGCGACACCTCGAGCAAGCTAGACGCCCTACTTCTGAATCAACTTAAAAAGGACTTTTGCCACGTCGACCTAAATGTATGTGGCTCGCAAGAAAAAACATTCGTCGTTCGTAAACCTAAACAGCAGACAGAAAAGTACACTCTACAAGTGGGCGACGAATGTCTAGTAGCACCACTTAGTTTGTTCCAACCGGAGTTGTTTAAAGTCACTGGAACCCATAATGTGCACATACAAAAAAGATCAATGGGCGATCCAGAGGACCCAcacgatgaaaattatttaagagagACTAGTAGGAGGGGTATGAAAGAAAGCTTAGAGCAAACCTCTGAATTACAAGAGGAAGCAACAGCACCGACAGCAGTCGGGGAAGAAGAGGTGGTTGTGGATGCCGTGGACTCTGCGCCGATTGCTTTGTCAAATCGTGATTTGGATGCTCCACGAGATTTTGTCGTTGGTCCACAACAACTGTTGGGCCTCGACCATGCTGTGCTGCAAAGCATTGATCGTTGTC CTACCGAAGATTTGAAGAGAAAGATGTACAGCTGCGTGCTAGTCGTGGGCTCGGGAATGAAGTTTCAAGGCATTGGTATGTGGCTCCACAATCGAATTTCTCTTCAAATCCCATACATGTATAGAGCTG aaCAATTAGATATAATAACACAGCCGAAAGAAATGGATCCAGGCATGACTGCGTGGAAAGGCGCGGCGATTCTAAGCTGTTTAGAGTCCGCTCAAGAGCTGTGGATTGGTCGTCAAGAATGGGAACACATAGGTGTTAGAGTATTAAGAGAAAGAGCACCGTTTATGTGGTGA
- the Kermit gene encoding PDZ domain-containing protein GIPC-like protein kermit isoform X1, translating into MTIKPISSILCPAAEKFFCEQDMPLFKGRVAQRSPTSEKLNGGGHHGNNNYSQQNGPEGEQTPSDAGNGGRSGQKNNNAEAQEQRRSSRVSRAPLVFHCQLAHGSPTGLISGFSNVRELYQKIGECYDLPVEQILFCTLNTHKLEMTELLGSQIGVGDFIFAHKKGRPKEIELVKSDDALGLTITDNGAGYAFIKRIKEGSVIDRIKVIEVGDHIEKIDSNSLIGKRHFEVAKMLKEIPKGSSFTLRLVEPLKNGFASIGPRGDLKKGKKSGYGSGKETLRFKADGSAQIVEAVDDAATVGIDKINVILESFMGIYDTELATQIWELSEGKANSIDFAEAIDNSDLEDFGFTDDFVIELWGAVTDARAGRHR; encoded by the exons ATGACGATAAAACCGATAAGCAGCATATTGTGCCCGGCAGCCGAGAAATTTTTCTGCGAACA AGACATGCCGTTGTTCAAGGGGCGTGTAGCCCAGAGATCGCCAACTTCAGAGAAGCTGAACGGCGGCGGCCATCACGGCAATAACAACTACAGTCAGCAGAACGGCCCCGAAGGGGAACAGACGCCATCGGATGCCGGTAATGGGGGTCGTAGTGGTCAGAAGAACAACAATGCAGAGGCGCAGGAACAACGTAGGTCGTCGAGGGTCTCGAGAGCTCCCCTGGTCTTCCACTGCCAACTAGCCCATGGCAGTCCCACTGGACTGATATCGGGCTTTAGCAATGTCCGGGAGCTCTATCAGAAAATAGGGGAATGCTACGATCTGCCTGTGGAACAA ATACTTTTCTGTACACTCAACACACACAAACTGGAGATGACTGAACTGTTAGGCAGTCAGATAGGCGTGGGTGACTTTATATTTGCTCATAAGAAAG GGAGACCTAAGGAGATCGAGCTGGTGAAATCGGATGATGCTCTAGGGCTCACCATAACCGATAATGGTGCCGGTTACGCTTTTATTAAACGCATCAAGGAAGGTTCGGTAATTGACAGGATAAAAGTGATAGAGGTCGGGGATCATATAGAGAAGATCGACTCAAATAGCTTAATCGGCAAACGACACTTCGAGGTGGCAAAAATGTTGAAAGAAATACCGAAAGGTTCATCCTTCACATTGAGGTTGGTCGAGCCGTTGAAAAATGGATTTGCTAGCATTGGTCCCCGAGGGGACCTTAAAAAGGGTAAAAAATCGGGCTATGGTTCTGGAAAGGAGACATTGAGATTCAAAGCTGATGGCAGCGCCCAAATTGTCGAAGca GTGGATGATGCAGCGACAGTTGGTATCGACAAAATTAACGTGATTTTGGAGAGCTTCATGGGTATATATGACACTGAATTAGCAACACAAATCTGGGAGTTGTCTGAAGGCAAGGCTAACAGCATCGATTTCGCGGAGGCAATAGATAATTCAGACTTAGAGGATTTCGGATTCACGGACGATTTTGTGATTGAACTATGGGGCGCAGTTACCGATGCCAGAGCTGGAAGACATCGATGA
- the Arp8 gene encoding actin-related protein 8 isoform X3, with translation MGRASDLNPCTILNAVARRRLPGGLEYKDSLLPLAVPRTKELTQAMEESRLQVSHTLQSCLQSDGRRRYATPPQQIAAFNRRSNPEVSSPCSVEWIKTNKDVVVGDDILSLNPEDNFNVHFPYKRGELNVHSGPGGSLRAVMADLKTIWEYVLTDKMDIPLRDLKHYRAVLIIPDIYNRQYLKELTTLMLCEIGFGACFLLQDHVAATFGAGLGYACVVDVGDQKTSVSCVEDGISHRNTRVRMDYGGGDITQTFFWLLQKCAFPYKTCDTSSKLDALLLNQLKKDFCHVDLNVCGSQEKTFVVRKPKQQTEKYTLQVGDECLVAPLSLFQPELFKVTGTHNVHIQKRSMGDPEDPHDENYLRETSRRGMKESLEQTSELQEEATAPTAVGEEEVVVDAVDSAPIALSNRDLDAPRDFVVGPQQLLGLDHAVLQSIDRCPTEDLKRKMYSCVLVVGSGMKFQGIGMWLHNRISLQIPYMYRAEQLDIITQPKEMDPGMTAWKGAAILSCLESAQELWIGRQEWEHIGVRVLRERAPFMW, from the exons ATGGGTAGAGCATCCGACTTGAATCCctgtacaatattaaatgcTGTAGCAAGGAGAAGACTACCTGGGGGTTTGGAGTATAAGGACAGTTTACTACCCCTTGCAGTTCCACGA ACAAAAGAATTGACCCAAGCAATGGAAGAGTCACGTCTACAAGTATCTCATACCCTGCAATCTTGTCTCCAATCCGATGGAAGAAGAAGATATGCCACACCGCCACAGCAAATTGCTGCCTTCAACCGTAGATCCAATCCAGAAGTATCTTCTCCATGTAGTGTGGAGTGGATAAAGACAAACAAAGATGTTGTAGTTGGGGATGACATACTGTCTTTGAACCCAGAAGATAACTTCAATGTTCATTTCCCATACAAGAGAGGAGAACTTAATGTTCACTCGGGTCCTGGAGGAAGTCTGAGAGCTGTAATGGCTGATTTAAAAACCATTTGGGAATATGTGCTTACAGATAAAATGGACATCCCTTTAAGAGACCTAAAACACTATAGGGCAGTCCTCATAATTCCAGATATCTATAATAGGCAGTACCTGAAGGAATTAACAACTTTGATGCTCTGTGAGATTGGATTTGGAGCATGCTTTCTCTTGCAG gaTCATGTAGCAGCCACATTCGGCGCAGGTTTAGGCTATGCCTGTGTGGTCGACGTTGGCGATCAAAAAACATCTGTTTCTTGTGTAGAAGACGGAATTTCTCACAGAAACACCAGAGTCCGAATGGATTATGGGGGGGGTGACATAACACAAACATTTTTCTGGTTGCTGCAAAAATGCGCATTTCCGTATAAAACCTGCGACACCTCGAGCAAGCTAGACGCCCTACTTCTGAATCAACTTAAAAAGGACTTTTGCCACGTCGACCTAAATGTATGTGGCTCGCAAGAAAAAACATTCGTCGTTCGTAAACCTAAACAGCAGACAGAAAAGTACACTCTACAAGTGGGCGACGAATGTCTAGTAGCACCACTTAGTTTGTTCCAACCGGAGTTGTTTAAAGTCACTGGAACCCATAATGTGCACATACAAAAAAGATCAATGGGCGATCCAGAGGACCCAcacgatgaaaattatttaagagagACTAGTAGGAGGGGTATGAAAGAAAGCTTAGAGCAAACCTCTGAATTACAAGAGGAAGCAACAGCACCGACAGCAGTCGGGGAAGAAGAGGTGGTTGTGGATGCCGTGGACTCTGCGCCGATTGCTTTGTCAAATCGTGATTTGGATGCTCCACGAGATTTTGTCGTTGGTCCACAACAACTGTTGGGCCTCGACCATGCTGTGCTGCAAAGCATTGATCGTTGTC CTACCGAAGATTTGAAGAGAAAGATGTACAGCTGCGTGCTAGTCGTGGGCTCGGGAATGAAGTTTCAAGGCATTGGTATGTGGCTCCACAATCGAATTTCTCTTCAAATCCCATACATGTATAGAGCTG aaCAATTAGATATAATAACACAGCCGAAAGAAATGGATCCAGGCATGACTGCGTGGAAAGGCGCGGCGATTCTAAGCTGTTTAGAGTCCGCTCAAGAGCTGTGGATTGGTCGTCAAGAATGGGAACACATAGGTGTTAGAGTATTAAGAGAAAGAGCACCGTTTATGTGGTGA
- the Arp8 gene encoding actin-related protein 8 isoform X4 has translation MEESRLQVSHTLQSCLQSDGRRRYATPPQQIAAFNRRSNPEVSSPCSVEWIKTNKDVVVGDDILSLNPEDNFNVHFPYKRGELNVHSGPGGSLRAVMADLKTIWEYVLTDKMDIPLRDLKHYRAVLIIPDIYNRQYLKELTTLMLCEIGFGACFLLQDHVAATFGAGLGYACVVDVGDQKTSVSCVEDGISHRNTRVRMDYGGGDITQTFFWLLQKCAFPYKTCDTSSKLDALLLNQLKKDFCHVDLNVCGSQEKTFVVRKPKQQTEKYTLQVGDECLVAPLSLFQPELFKVTGTHNVHIQKRSMGDPEDPHDENYLRETSRRGMKESLEQTSELQEEATAPTAVGEEEVVVDAVDSAPIALSNRDLDAPRDFVVGPQQLLGLDHAVLQSIDRCPTEDLKRKMYSCVLVVGSGMKFQGIGMWLHNRISLQIPYMYRAEQLDIITQPKEMDPGMTAWKGAAILSCLESAQELWIGRQEWEHIGVRVLRERAPFMW, from the exons ATGGAAGAGTCACGTCTACAAGTATCTCATACCCTGCAATCTTGTCTCCAATCCGATGGAAGAAGAAGATATGCCACACCGCCACAGCAAATTGCTGCCTTCAACCGTAGATCCAATCCAGAAGTATCTTCTCCATGTAGTGTGGAGTGGATAAAGACAAACAAAGATGTTGTAGTTGGGGATGACATACTGTCTTTGAACCCAGAAGATAACTTCAATGTTCATTTCCCATACAAGAGAGGAGAACTTAATGTTCACTCGGGTCCTGGAGGAAGTCTGAGAGCTGTAATGGCTGATTTAAAAACCATTTGGGAATATGTGCTTACAGATAAAATGGACATCCCTTTAAGAGACCTAAAACACTATAGGGCAGTCCTCATAATTCCAGATATCTATAATAGGCAGTACCTGAAGGAATTAACAACTTTGATGCTCTGTGAGATTGGATTTGGAGCATGCTTTCTCTTGCAG gaTCATGTAGCAGCCACATTCGGCGCAGGTTTAGGCTATGCCTGTGTGGTCGACGTTGGCGATCAAAAAACATCTGTTTCTTGTGTAGAAGACGGAATTTCTCACAGAAACACCAGAGTCCGAATGGATTATGGGGGGGGTGACATAACACAAACATTTTTCTGGTTGCTGCAAAAATGCGCATTTCCGTATAAAACCTGCGACACCTCGAGCAAGCTAGACGCCCTACTTCTGAATCAACTTAAAAAGGACTTTTGCCACGTCGACCTAAATGTATGTGGCTCGCAAGAAAAAACATTCGTCGTTCGTAAACCTAAACAGCAGACAGAAAAGTACACTCTACAAGTGGGCGACGAATGTCTAGTAGCACCACTTAGTTTGTTCCAACCGGAGTTGTTTAAAGTCACTGGAACCCATAATGTGCACATACAAAAAAGATCAATGGGCGATCCAGAGGACCCAcacgatgaaaattatttaagagagACTAGTAGGAGGGGTATGAAAGAAAGCTTAGAGCAAACCTCTGAATTACAAGAGGAAGCAACAGCACCGACAGCAGTCGGGGAAGAAGAGGTGGTTGTGGATGCCGTGGACTCTGCGCCGATTGCTTTGTCAAATCGTGATTTGGATGCTCCACGAGATTTTGTCGTTGGTCCACAACAACTGTTGGGCCTCGACCATGCTGTGCTGCAAAGCATTGATCGTTGTC CTACCGAAGATTTGAAGAGAAAGATGTACAGCTGCGTGCTAGTCGTGGGCTCGGGAATGAAGTTTCAAGGCATTGGTATGTGGCTCCACAATCGAATTTCTCTTCAAATCCCATACATGTATAGAGCTG aaCAATTAGATATAATAACACAGCCGAAAGAAATGGATCCAGGCATGACTGCGTGGAAAGGCGCGGCGATTCTAAGCTGTTTAGAGTCCGCTCAAGAGCTGTGGATTGGTCGTCAAGAATGGGAACACATAGGTGTTAGAGTATTAAGAGAAAGAGCACCGTTTATGTGGTGA
- the Kermit gene encoding PDZ domain-containing protein GIPC-like protein kermit isoform X2: protein MPLFKGRVAQRSPTSEKLNGGGHHGNNNYSQQNGPEGEQTPSDAGNGGRSGQKNNNAEAQEQRRSSRVSRAPLVFHCQLAHGSPTGLISGFSNVRELYQKIGECYDLPVEQILFCTLNTHKLEMTELLGSQIGVGDFIFAHKKGRPKEIELVKSDDALGLTITDNGAGYAFIKRIKEGSVIDRIKVIEVGDHIEKIDSNSLIGKRHFEVAKMLKEIPKGSSFTLRLVEPLKNGFASIGPRGDLKKGKKSGYGSGKETLRFKADGSAQIVEAVDDAATVGIDKINVILESFMGIYDTELATQIWELSEGKANSIDFAEAIDNSDLEDFGFTDDFVIELWGAVTDARAGRHR from the exons ATGCCGTTGTTCAAGGGGCGTGTAGCCCAGAGATCGCCAACTTCAGAGAAGCTGAACGGCGGCGGCCATCACGGCAATAACAACTACAGTCAGCAGAACGGCCCCGAAGGGGAACAGACGCCATCGGATGCCGGTAATGGGGGTCGTAGTGGTCAGAAGAACAACAATGCAGAGGCGCAGGAACAACGTAGGTCGTCGAGGGTCTCGAGAGCTCCCCTGGTCTTCCACTGCCAACTAGCCCATGGCAGTCCCACTGGACTGATATCGGGCTTTAGCAATGTCCGGGAGCTCTATCAGAAAATAGGGGAATGCTACGATCTGCCTGTGGAACAA ATACTTTTCTGTACACTCAACACACACAAACTGGAGATGACTGAACTGTTAGGCAGTCAGATAGGCGTGGGTGACTTTATATTTGCTCATAAGAAAG GGAGACCTAAGGAGATCGAGCTGGTGAAATCGGATGATGCTCTAGGGCTCACCATAACCGATAATGGTGCCGGTTACGCTTTTATTAAACGCATCAAGGAAGGTTCGGTAATTGACAGGATAAAAGTGATAGAGGTCGGGGATCATATAGAGAAGATCGACTCAAATAGCTTAATCGGCAAACGACACTTCGAGGTGGCAAAAATGTTGAAAGAAATACCGAAAGGTTCATCCTTCACATTGAGGTTGGTCGAGCCGTTGAAAAATGGATTTGCTAGCATTGGTCCCCGAGGGGACCTTAAAAAGGGTAAAAAATCGGGCTATGGTTCTGGAAAGGAGACATTGAGATTCAAAGCTGATGGCAGCGCCCAAATTGTCGAAGca GTGGATGATGCAGCGACAGTTGGTATCGACAAAATTAACGTGATTTTGGAGAGCTTCATGGGTATATATGACACTGAATTAGCAACACAAATCTGGGAGTTGTCTGAAGGCAAGGCTAACAGCATCGATTTCGCGGAGGCAATAGATAATTCAGACTTAGAGGATTTCGGATTCACGGACGATTTTGTGATTGAACTATGGGGCGCAGTTACCGATGCCAGAGCTGGAAGACATCGATGA
- the Arp8 gene encoding actin-related protein 8 isoform X1: MPVFQESCAEQIQAQTIVIIHPGSMYLRMGRASDLNPCTILNAVARRRLPGGLEYKDSLLPLAVPRTKELTQAMEESRLQVSHTLQSCLQSDGRRRYATPPQQIAAFNRRSNPEVSSPCSVEWIKTNKDVVVGDDILSLNPEDNFNVHFPYKRGELNVHSGPGGSLRAVMADLKTIWEYVLTDKMDIPLRDLKHYRAVLIIPDIYNRQYLKELTTLMLCEIGFGACFLLQDHVAATFGAGLGYACVVDVGDQKTSVSCVEDGISHRNTRVRMDYGGGDITQTFFWLLQKCAFPYKTCDTSSKLDALLLNQLKKDFCHVDLNVCGSQEKTFVVRKPKQQTEKYTLQVGDECLVAPLSLFQPELFKVTGTHNVHIQKRSMGDPEDPHDENYLRETSRRGMKESLEQTSELQEEATAPTAVGEEEVVVDAVDSAPIALSNRDLDAPRDFVVGPQQLLGLDHAVLQSIDRCPTEDLKRKMYSCVLVVGSGMKFQGIGMWLHNRISLQIPYMYRAEQLDIITQPKEMDPGMTAWKGAAILSCLESAQELWIGRQEWEHIGVRVLRERAPFMW, translated from the exons ATGCCAGTTTTTCAAGAGTCATGTGCGGAG CAAATTCAAGCACAGACAATTGTTATAATTCACCCTGGCTCTATGTACCTCAGAATGGGTAGAGCATCCGACTTGAATCCctgtacaatattaaatgcTGTAGCAAGGAGAAGACTACCTGGGGGTTTGGAGTATAAGGACAGTTTACTACCCCTTGCAGTTCCACGA ACAAAAGAATTGACCCAAGCAATGGAAGAGTCACGTCTACAAGTATCTCATACCCTGCAATCTTGTCTCCAATCCGATGGAAGAAGAAGATATGCCACACCGCCACAGCAAATTGCTGCCTTCAACCGTAGATCCAATCCAGAAGTATCTTCTCCATGTAGTGTGGAGTGGATAAAGACAAACAAAGATGTTGTAGTTGGGGATGACATACTGTCTTTGAACCCAGAAGATAACTTCAATGTTCATTTCCCATACAAGAGAGGAGAACTTAATGTTCACTCGGGTCCTGGAGGAAGTCTGAGAGCTGTAATGGCTGATTTAAAAACCATTTGGGAATATGTGCTTACAGATAAAATGGACATCCCTTTAAGAGACCTAAAACACTATAGGGCAGTCCTCATAATTCCAGATATCTATAATAGGCAGTACCTGAAGGAATTAACAACTTTGATGCTCTGTGAGATTGGATTTGGAGCATGCTTTCTCTTGCAG gaTCATGTAGCAGCCACATTCGGCGCAGGTTTAGGCTATGCCTGTGTGGTCGACGTTGGCGATCAAAAAACATCTGTTTCTTGTGTAGAAGACGGAATTTCTCACAGAAACACCAGAGTCCGAATGGATTATGGGGGGGGTGACATAACACAAACATTTTTCTGGTTGCTGCAAAAATGCGCATTTCCGTATAAAACCTGCGACACCTCGAGCAAGCTAGACGCCCTACTTCTGAATCAACTTAAAAAGGACTTTTGCCACGTCGACCTAAATGTATGTGGCTCGCAAGAAAAAACATTCGTCGTTCGTAAACCTAAACAGCAGACAGAAAAGTACACTCTACAAGTGGGCGACGAATGTCTAGTAGCACCACTTAGTTTGTTCCAACCGGAGTTGTTTAAAGTCACTGGAACCCATAATGTGCACATACAAAAAAGATCAATGGGCGATCCAGAGGACCCAcacgatgaaaattatttaagagagACTAGTAGGAGGGGTATGAAAGAAAGCTTAGAGCAAACCTCTGAATTACAAGAGGAAGCAACAGCACCGACAGCAGTCGGGGAAGAAGAGGTGGTTGTGGATGCCGTGGACTCTGCGCCGATTGCTTTGTCAAATCGTGATTTGGATGCTCCACGAGATTTTGTCGTTGGTCCACAACAACTGTTGGGCCTCGACCATGCTGTGCTGCAAAGCATTGATCGTTGTC CTACCGAAGATTTGAAGAGAAAGATGTACAGCTGCGTGCTAGTCGTGGGCTCGGGAATGAAGTTTCAAGGCATTGGTATGTGGCTCCACAATCGAATTTCTCTTCAAATCCCATACATGTATAGAGCTG aaCAATTAGATATAATAACACAGCCGAAAGAAATGGATCCAGGCATGACTGCGTGGAAAGGCGCGGCGATTCTAAGCTGTTTAGAGTCCGCTCAAGAGCTGTGGATTGGTCGTCAAGAATGGGAACACATAGGTGTTAGAGTATTAAGAGAAAGAGCACCGTTTATGTGGTGA
- the LOC144472040 gene encoding uncharacterized protein LOC144472040: protein MEFTLADTYDMLKDTQTKRLWQVDKLVLKSSTLNPSSFKECSDVDEVQKKQSKMCSSLAIEIGREEPKDYPLPKSSYIEEDVISSLKNEITKALGQQKSMKECLSKIQQDITYLQDKKIGLKNMEEVYINQTEYAGATTYRAEEAVTKKIFREVKQDLDDVVDCLFPENEEIRKFLERLTISYGKGGDDVYVDITPDVLDFVNFLIEADIAIKHRNDSNKIRLMDML, encoded by the exons atggaGTTTACTTTGGCGGATACCTATGACATGCTAAAAGATACGCAAACGAAACGATTATGGCAAGTAGATAAATTAGTGTTGAAATCTTCTACACTGAATCCGTCAAGTTTCAAAGAGTGCAGTGATGTAGACGAAGTCCAGAAAAAGCAGTCCAAAATGTGCTCTAGTTTGGCTATTGAAATTGGTAGAGAAGAACCAAAGGATTATCCGTTACCTAAGTCGTCGTACATAGAAGAGGATGTCATTAGTTCCTTAAAGAACGAAATTACAAAGGCTCTAGGACAGCAGAAAAGCATGAAAGAGTGCTTATCAAAGATCCAGCAGGACATAACATA TTTACAAGATAAAAAGATAGGGCTAAAGAACATGGAGGAGGTTTACATAAACCAGACTGAGTACGCAGGGGCTACAACATATCGTGCAGAAGAAGCTGTAACTAAGAAAATATTCCGAGAAGTGAAACAGGATTTA GATGACGTAGTCGACTGCTTGTTTccagaaaatgaagaaatcaGGAAGTTCCTTGAG CGTCTAACGATTTCGTACGGAAAAGGAGGAGATGACGTTTACGTCGACATCACACCCGACGTCTTGGATTTCGTAAATTTTTTGATCGAAGCGGACATCGCCATTAAACATAGGAATGATAGCAACAAGATCAGATTGATGGacatgttataa